A portion of the Juglans microcarpa x Juglans regia isolate MS1-56 chromosome 1D, Jm3101_v1.0, whole genome shotgun sequence genome contains these proteins:
- the LOC121247212 gene encoding repetitive proline-rich cell wall protein-like, which yields MSPLYMLLAFLGMVILTIPALGDDYKYKPPKYYKPPPKYYRPPTYQPPSYKKPPPKYYKPKPPSYKRPPTLPPIKGKPKPYKPYPPYGHYPGHPPVEAVP from the coding sequence ATGTCTCCCCTATACATGTTACTGGCGTTCCTTGGCATGGTGATTCTCACCATTCCAGCTCTTGGAGACGACTACAAGTACAAGCCACCCAAATATTATAAGCCACCTCCCAAGTATTACAGGCCACCAACGTACCAGCCTCCTTCATATAAGAAGCCACCTCCCAAGTATTACAAACCCAAACCACCATCATACAAGCGCCCGCCAACTCTACCTCCGATAAAGGGGAAACCAAAACCGTACAAGCCATACCCACCTTACGGACACTACCCAGGACACCCTCCGGTGGAAGCTGTCCCGTAG